The Acinetobacter sp. SAAs474 DNA window ATGATCCTAAGCAAGATCTGATTCCACCTTCAGGACTTGGCCGTGCTAAGGTACTAGAGTGGTTGGGTTATCTCAATTCTGAACTACACGATGCTTATGCGGTATTTTTTGCAGCAACTTTAGATGAGGAGGCAAAACAAAAGGCTTATGCAGAAATTGATCGACTCCTCCATTATATTGATCAAACGATGAGTCAGTCAGATCATGACTATTTGGTAGATGATAATTTTGGGCCAGCAGATGCTTATTTATTTGTGATCACCAATTGGTCGAAGCTGATTCAACATGATTTAACCCCATATCCGCATATTGTCGCATTACGCGATAAAGTGGCTCAGCGTCAATCGGTGCAAATTGCAATGCGCGATGAAGGATTAATTGCTTGATTTTAAATTTATAAATCCATCATGCATGATGGATTTTGCACATGATTATGCAGAAAACCACTCATGGCTATTTGAGTGGTTTTAAATTTGAAAAACCTTGTAGCACACTGATTATTTAAAGAAATAACCTGTTTCAGGTGAACTGGCATTGGCCATACGTTTAGCAGGCATACGTCCAGCTAGGTATGCTTCACGTCCAGCTTCCACTGCTTTTTTCATCGCAGAAGCCATTAGAACTGGATGTTGTGCAGCAGCAATAGCAGTATTCATTAACACACCATCACAGCCAAGTTCCATAGCAATCGCTGCATCACTTGCTGTACCCACCCCAGCATCAACCAGTACGGGGACTTTCGCATTTTCTTTAATAATCGCTAGAGTATGTGGATTTAAAATACCCAGTCCTGAGCCAATTAAACTTCCTAATGGCATAATGGCAACACATCCCATACTTTCCAGCTCTTGTGCAACAATAGGATCATCTGAAGTATAGACCATAACTTCGAATCCATCTTCAATCAGAGTTCGTGCTGCTTTTAGGGTTTCTGTCACATGTGGATATAAGGTTTTTTCATCACCCAATACTTCTAATTTAACCAGATTATGACCATCAAGAAGCTCACGTGCTAACATACAAGTACGCACAGCACTATTGGCATCAAAACAACCCGCCGTGTTGGGTAAAATGGTATATTTTTCTGGCGGAATGACTGAAAGTAAATTCGGCTGTTCAGGGTGTTGGCCAATATTTACACGACGAATAGCAACTGTCACAATTTCAGCGCCACTGGCTTGAATCGCTAGACCTGTTTCATTGAGATCTTTATATTTACCTGTACCTACGAGTAGGCGAGATTGAAATGTACGTGAACCTATTGTTAAGGTTGAATCTTCCATGGGTGCTCCAAATTAACCGCCACCGACGGCATGAATAATCTCTATTTTATCATTTTCTTGCAGAATGACCTGTGCGAGCTTACTTTTGGCAATAATCATCTCGTTACATTCTACGGCAAAACGTTTTCCTTCCAAGGAAAGATGTTGAATCAATTCCAGAAGGGTTGAGCATTGTGTATTTTGCTGTTCGCCATTTAAATAAATTTGCATGGGTTTAACCTATTTTATTTGACATATTTAAATGCATTCCAAGCCAAGACCAACCACCCTAAAATCATCAATGCGCCACCGATAGGGGTAATGGCACCGAGACCCCGTGGTAATCCTAAAGCCATAATGTAGAGTGAGCCGCAGAATAAAAAAATACCGACTTGAATCAAAATAAAACTGGATTTGATGGGAAGTTGCGGAATCACCTTGGCAATGATTCCGAGGGCGAGTAGTCCTAATGCATGGTAAAAGAAATAATCTGTTGCTGTTTGCCACCATGCGATTTGAGCTTCTGTTGCGCGTGTTTTTAAGCCATGTGCACCGAATGCGCCTAATAGAACAGCAAAGACTAAATTTAAAGCAGCAATACCTATCCACATAATCGAATTCTAACGGCCAAACAATTTGTGATAAACATAACATAGCTCGACCCGATCAAGAAAGCCTTAAATGTATTTTGCTCTATTTGGTCATCGCTGTATGATTAGAATGAAATGTATAAAAATTTTATGTAAAAAATAAAAGGAAATTTTATTAAATTTCCTTTTATATCATGAGGCAATGAGTTTAATTAGATGACATGGCTGTTTTGATTTTTTCCATGGCATTTTTTTCTAACTGACGAATACGTTCCGCAGAAACATTATATTCGGCAGCAAGTTCATGTAGGGTTGATTTATCATCATCTAACCAGCGACGTTGTAAAATATTACGAGAGCGATCATCAAGTTGTTCCATTGCATCGTGTAATGCAGAGGTGCTTTGTTCTTCATAATCTTCATTTTCAGCCAAACGTGCTGGATCGTAGCGATTATCTTCTAAATACAATGCTGGCGCGACATAGCTTGAACCTTCATCGTCATCATCACCAGATGCTTCAAATGCAGCATCATAGGCCGTCAGACGTCCTTCCATTTCAAGCACTTGTTCTGCGGTGACGTTTAAATCATTTGCGATGGATTGCGCTTCTTCAAGCGTTAATTTTTTACTTGATTTTTTTAGACTTCTTAAATTAAAAAATAACTTACGCTGTGCCTTTGTGGTGGCAATTTTGACAATACGCCAGTTACGAATCACATATTCATGTATTTCGGCTTTAATCCAGTGGACTGCAAAAGAGACTAAACGAACGCCCATGTTTGGGTCAAAACGTTTTACTGCTTTCATCAGACCCAAATTACCTTCTTGGATTAGGTCTCCCTGAGGTAGGCCATAACCTGCATAGCTTCGTGCGATATGTACCACAAAACGTAAATGAGACATGACCAGCATTTTTGCAGCATCTAGATCTTGGTCATAAAAATAGCGCTCGGCCAACTCTTTTTCTTGTTCGGCCGTTAAAATCGGGATTTGATTGACAGTACTAATATAGGCACCGAGATTCGCACCTGGTGTCGATAATGACAGGGGCATCAATTGATTGCTGCTGTCACTCATGTTTTCTCCTTATAGGATGGGTGGTTGAATTACCAATAATCTATCTTAATGCCAATATCATCAACTGGAGAAGATGATATGGGTGAAGAAATGTAAATTTTAATGTTAATTATGAATGAAATAAGAACTTAAAAAATGCCAATTAGATCACAATTACATAGTGGAATTCATGTTCAGAAATCTGTATAGCTTCACAGCTTATTTGATGAATTTGGCAATAGCGTAAAACATCTTGTAAGCTATGTGGATCTGAAGATTTAAGTAAGAATTTATGAAAGTCCTGATTTTTTAGTGATTTTTTAAGCATTAATAATGGCATAGGACAAGGTTTTCCCATTGCATCAATGACATTAATTGGTATTTCAATCTCACTCATGTGTAACGTTTAAAATAGGTGAATATCTGGATATTATATAGTAACAAATTGATTGTGGAAGTAAAAAATAAAATTACTTAAATTTGAGTAAGATATAAACATAAAATAAATATATAACTGAAATAATTAAAATTAAGGAATATATATAAAAAAATTCTATTAATTGTCACAAACCCGTGTTAATCTCAGTGCACAGTAGCTTTTTAACAATGTAAGTTGTTAGAAAGTTACTTTAAATATGGATGTAACCGGGATTTTGTTAATAGTTTCACAGAATGATTACAAGATTAGAAATAATAATTATTTTTAACCCTTGTTTGTCTGCTGTTTGCAACACCGGGTGGTCCTTTTATGAAATCAATGAGGATTAACTTATGACAGCTGCTCGCGAACAAGGCGTAGTAAAATGGTTTAACGACACTAAAGGCTTTGGTTTTATTCAACGCAATGGCGGTGATGATGTATTTGTTCACTTCCGTGCAATCCAAGGCGAAGGCCACCGTTCACTTCGTGACGGTCAACGCGTTGAATTCAGCGTAGTTAAAGGTCAAAAAGGCTTTCAAGCTGAAGAAGTTCAGCCATTAGACTAATTTTTATATTGGTCTGAGGAAGACGCCCCAATGTATATTGGGGCGTTTTTTGTTTATAATGCAGCAGATTTTATTCACAGATGAGTGAGAGCATATTCATATGTCAGCTGGTTTTGAAACCTTAAATTTACATCCTGATTTGAAAAAAGCGATTGATGCACTGGGCTTTACCACCATGACGCCAATTCAACAAAAGGTTTTAAAATATACATTGGCAGGGCATGATGCGATTGGCAGAGCTCAAACAGGTACTGGAAAAACAGCCGCTTTTTTAATTAGTATCATTAATGATTTGTTGACAAATCCGATACAGGAACAACGTTATCGTGGTGAGCCACGGGCTTTGATTCTGGCACCTACTCGTGAGTTGGCTTTGCAAATTGAAAGTGATGCACGATTATTGACCAAATATACCCAGTTAAAATTGGTGACGTTATTGGGTGGTGTTGATTTTGATAAGCAAACATCATTATTGGATAAAAATTTTGTTGATATTATTGTTGCAACACCAGGACGTTTGATTGATTTGGTAGAACAAAAACAAGTTTGGTTAGATCAAATTGAGTTTTTGGTTATTGACGAGGCTGATCGTTTACTGGATATGGGCTTTATTCCATCGGTTAAACGAATTGTCCGTTATTCACCTCGTAAAGAGCAGCGCCAAACACTGATGTTTTCTGCGACCTTTAATTATGATGTTTTAAATCTAGCACAGCAATGGTTATTTGAACCCGTTACAGTGGAGATTGAACCTGAAAAGAAAACCAATG harbors:
- a CDS encoding glutathione binding-like protein, coding for MKLYYAPGACSLAAHIILNEINVDFDLEKVNLKTHQTEKGVNYYDINAKGYVPALEINPGLILTENVAILPFLAQHDPKQDLIPPSGLGRAKVLEWLGYLNSELHDAYAVFFAATLDEEAKQKAYAEIDRLLHYIDQTMSQSDHDYLVDDNFGPADAYLFVITNWSKLIQHDLTPYPHIVALRDKVAQRQSVQIAMRDEGLIA
- a CDS encoding thiazole synthase, with protein sequence MEDSTLTIGSRTFQSRLLVGTGKYKDLNETGLAIQASGAEIVTVAIRRVNIGQHPEQPNLLSVIPPEKYTILPNTAGCFDANSAVRTCMLARELLDGHNLVKLEVLGDEKTLYPHVTETLKAARTLIEDGFEVMVYTSDDPIVAQELESMGCVAIMPLGSLIGSGLGILNPHTLAIIKENAKVPVLVDAGVGTASDAAIAMELGCDGVLMNTAIAAAQHPVLMASAMKKAVEAGREAYLAGRMPAKRMANASSPETGYFFK
- the thiS gene encoding sulfur carrier protein ThiS; its protein translation is MQIYLNGEQQNTQCSTLLELIQHLSLEGKRFAVECNEMIIAKSKLAQVILQENDKIEIIHAVGGG
- a CDS encoding DUF423 domain-containing protein, which encodes MWIGIAALNLVFAVLLGAFGAHGLKTRATEAQIAWWQTATDYFFYHALGLLALGIIAKVIPQLPIKSSFILIQVGIFLFCGSLYIMALGLPRGLGAITPIGGALMILGWLVLAWNAFKYVK
- the rpoH gene encoding RNA polymerase sigma factor RpoH — protein: MSDSSNQLMPLSLSTPGANLGAYISTVNQIPILTAEQEKELAERYFYDQDLDAAKMLVMSHLRFVVHIARSYAGYGLPQGDLIQEGNLGLMKAVKRFDPNMGVRLVSFAVHWIKAEIHEYVIRNWRIVKIATTKAQRKLFFNLRSLKKSSKKLTLEEAQSIANDLNVTAEQVLEMEGRLTAYDAAFEASGDDDDEGSSYVAPALYLEDNRYDPARLAENEDYEEQSTSALHDAMEQLDDRSRNILQRRWLDDDKSTLHELAAEYNVSAERIRQLEKNAMEKIKTAMSSN
- a CDS encoding sulfurtransferase TusA family protein produces the protein MSEIEIPINVIDAMGKPCPMPLLMLKKSLKNQDFHKFLLKSSDPHSLQDVLRYCQIHQISCEAIQISEHEFHYVIVI
- a CDS encoding cold-shock protein, with product MTAAREQGVVKWFNDTKGFGFIQRNGGDDVFVHFRAIQGEGHRSLRDGQRVEFSVVKGQKGFQAEEVQPLD
- the rhlB gene encoding ATP-dependent RNA helicase RhlB — its product is MSAGFETLNLHPDLKKAIDALGFTTMTPIQQKVLKYTLAGHDAIGRAQTGTGKTAAFLISIINDLLTNPIQEQRYRGEPRALILAPTRELALQIESDARLLTKYTQLKLVTLLGGVDFDKQTSLLDKNFVDIIVATPGRLIDLVEQKQVWLDQIEFLVIDEADRLLDMGFIPSVKRIVRYSPRKEQRQTLMFSATFNYDVLNLAQQWLFEPVTVEIEPEKKTNADVEQRVYMVAGADKYKLLQDILRDEPIDKVMIFANRRDQVRRLYDHLKKDGYKVVMLSGEIAQDKRLKMLEQFKSGKQNIMIATDVAGRGIHVDGVSHVINFTLPEQSDDYVHRIGRTGRAGTRGVSISFLSEDDAFYLPEIEKAIGQKLPLTRLDGYC